A region of the Gemmatimonadaceae bacterium genome:
GGATGTGTCGATGCCGGGCATGTCGATGAAGTGCTTCTGCAATCCTGTCTCTTTGCGGGATTTCCTCGCGCACTCAATGCAGCGCGGATATGGCGAACCGTTTCGGGCGAGCCTGCGCCCGCGTCGGAGACCCATGCGCCTGCTTTGGACTCCACTCAGCTGGTCGAGCAGGGGACGAAAACGTGCGCGCGGGTCTATGGGGAGTCGTACGTGGTCCTCCGGGAAAACATCCGAGCGCTTCACCCTGCGCTGGATGCGTGGATGATCGCCGATGGTTATGGCAAGGTGCTGTCGCGTCCATACCTCGACCTGAAGCTGCGCGAACTTTGTATCGTCGCTGCATGCGCGGCGAGCATGCAGCAGCGTCAGCTCCATTCGCATCTGCACGGGGCCTTGAACTGTGGCGCCACGCCGGGAGAAGTAGCTGGAGTGTTCGATTCCCTTGAAGGACTGGTTGGATCATCTGACATTGAGCGGTATCGGACATTGCTCTCCCACGCGCTTTCCGGACGGCAGCCTAACCCCCTCACAACGACGCAATGATCCCGCATCGAGCCCTTCAAACCAATTACCCGCAACTCTGGCCGCTCCATGTTCGTTGACCGCGTGATCGTGCGAACCGAGGCCGGTACCGGAGGGTCCGGCTGCACTTCGTTTCGTCGCGAGCATCGTGTTCCCATGGGTGGCCCGGACGGCGGCGATGGCGGCCGGGGCGGTGATGTCGTAATCCGCGGCGACGGGAACCTTGCCACGCTGCTCGACTACACCTACCGCGACAGATGGGCCGCTGAGCGAGGGGATCACGGATCGGGGAGTAACAAGACGGGCCACTCCGGTGCTGGCGTCGTTCTGCCGGTGCCCCCCGGAACGCTGGTAAAGGACGCCGACACTGGCGAAATCCTCGTCGAGATACTCGAAGACGGTCAGGAAGCGATTGTCGGGAGGGGCGGGAGAGGGGGGAAGGGCAATGCGTTCTTCGCTACCGCAACACACCAGTCACCGCGTGAATGGCAGCCGGGCGAGGCGGGCGATGCCCGCACGCTCGAGCTGGAGCTCAAGCTAATCGCCGATATCGGTCTGGTAGGTCAGCCAAATGCCGGAAAATCGACGCTCCTCTCCGTTATTTCAGCCGCGCGACCGAAGATTGCAGATTACCCCTTCACGACTTTGGCACCGAACCTTGGCGTAGTTCAGCTCAGCGACCACAGAACGTTCGTGGTTGCCGACATTCCCGGAATCATCGAAGGAGCCCATGAAGGTAAAGGGCTCGGGTTACAGTTTCTCCGCCACATCGAACGCACGCGGATACTCGCCTTTCTCATCCCCATCGACGCGATGGACTGGCAGGCCGAATATGAGCAGCTTCGACACGAGGTCGCCTCGTATTCCGAAGAGCTGGCGACGAGGCCCCATTGCGTGGTTTTTACCAAGATGGATCTGTTTGGGGAGGACTACATTCCGCCAATCGACACGGACAACGCGTTCCGAATGTTTGCAATCAGCGCGGCAGGAAGACAGGGTCTCGACGAATTGCTCTCGTCGTGGTGGAGCGAGCTGCTCGACCTCAAGCAAAACATTATCGTCAACATCGCAAACACAACCCAACCTTTGCCTTAACCGGCGTGTCTCACATGCTGGATTTCCAGGGTCACGCGTCAGGGCAGGTCATTGCCTGTCGGAGTCCGGTGACTGCCGATTACCCAGGTTGTCTTCGGGATCTTGCGCACCCACCGCAGTCCCTTTACTCGATAGGGTCGATGTCAGCTTTATCGGGACCACGGGCGTCAATTGTCGGCACCCGCATTCCTTCTGCTTACGGACTGCGAATCACAAGGGCACTCTGTGCAGCCTTTGCCAGAGCCGACGTCTGCGTGATAAGCGGTATGGCGCGAGGCATCGACGCTGAGGGGCATCGGTCGATGCTTGGTGCCGGAGGAAAAACGGTTGCCGTTCTGGGCACGGGAATCGATGTCGCCTATCCCGCTTCTCACCGCGGCCTTCACCGGGCAATTGGCGCTTCCGGCCTCCTGATTTCTGAAAACGCTCCCGGAGCGTCCGCACACAAGGGGGCGTTCCCGAAGCGGAATCGAATCATTGCTGCGCTCGCGCCCCTGACAATCGTGGTCG
Encoded here:
- a CDS encoding carboxymuconolactone decarboxylase family protein; amino-acid sequence: MQSLAALTPNVPGLDSQTRNLVRIAAAIAGSREAEIRTVMEQAVGCVDAGHVDEVLLQSCLFAGFPRALNAARIWRTVSGEPAPASETHAPALDSTQLVEQGTKTCARVYGESYVVLRENIRALHPALDAWMIADGYGKVLSRPYLDLKLRELCIVAACAASMQQRQLHSHLHGALNCGATPGEVAGVFDSLEGLVGSSDIERYRTLLSHALSGRQPNPLTTTQ
- the dprA gene encoding DNA-processing protein DprA yields the protein MLDFQGHASGQVIACRSPVTADYPGCLRDLAHPPQSLYSIGSMSALSGPRASIVGTRIPSAYGLRITRALCAAFARADVCVISGMARGIDAEGHRSMLGAGGKTVAVLGTGIDVAYPASHRGLHRAIGASGLLISENAPGASAHKGAFPKRNRIIAALAPLTIVVEAGHRSGALNTAAHALDLGRLVAAVPGPIDSPQSEGTNQLIRDGAAVIASIDDALALAGVAAPARSAPMQLEGDDERVWSALGAGPLAMDDLSAKAGLPARQCLMTVTSLELMGMVECLVTGEVRRR
- the obgE gene encoding GTPase ObgE; the protein is MFVDRVIVRTEAGTGGSGCTSFRREHRVPMGGPDGGDGGRGGDVVIRGDGNLATLLDYTYRDRWAAERGDHGSGSNKTGHSGAGVVLPVPPGTLVKDADTGEILVEILEDGQEAIVGRGGRGGKGNAFFATATHQSPREWQPGEAGDARTLELELKLIADIGLVGQPNAGKSTLLSVISAARPKIADYPFTTLAPNLGVVQLSDHRTFVVADIPGIIEGAHEGKGLGLQFLRHIERTRILAFLIPIDAMDWQAEYEQLRHEVASYSEELATRPHCVVFTKMDLFGEDYIPPIDTDNAFRMFAISAAGRQGLDELLSSWWSELLDLKQNIIVNIANTTQPLP